From one Trifolium pratense cultivar HEN17-A07 linkage group LG1, ARS_RC_1.1, whole genome shotgun sequence genomic stretch:
- the LOC123902827 gene encoding aluminum-activated malate transporter 12-like: MDHDETENTKRSSSYWKSFYSYADKVKRFPGLVKRTIWKVGKDDPRKVVHSLKVGLALTLVSLLYLMEPLYKGIGKNAVVAVMTVVVVMEFTVGGTLCKGLNRGLGTLSAGLLAFFIEYLADAPGHIFRAVFIGAAVFLLGAVATYVRFIPYIKKNYDYGVMIFLLTFNLIIVSSYRVDNVLSMAKDRISTICIGVGLCLVMSLFVFPNWSGEDLHKSTISKLESLAKSIEVTVVDYFYDSEKQENEDDSSEDPIYKCYEAVLDSKAKDETLAMQANWEPRYSRSCHKIPWQQYAKVGASLRHFSYTVVALHGCLQSEIQTPRSIRDLYKDSCIKLAQEVSKVLRVMAKSIKKKRQFSLDKLSNNLNEALQDLDNALKSQPQLLLGSRNGQSRIPITPKTPRTPNFFKIDEDTRITLSSIKSDYCSPVGSKSKEHSQEQTKEGQQHKKVLRPQLNKTMTMSMITSLEFSEALPFAAFTSLLVEMVAKLDHVMDKVEELGKMSHFREFRDDDYDEIILTCEKPKMNTAENDLPSYGGAE, encoded by the exons ATGGATCATGATGAAACTGAGAACACAAAGAGAAGCTCAAGTTATTGGAAATCATTTTACAGTTATGCTGATAAAGTGAAAAGATTTCCAGGTTTGGTGAAGAGGACAATTTGGAAAGTTGGAAAAGATGATCCAAGAAAAGTGGTTCATTCTTTGAAAGTTGGTCTAGCTTTGACATTAGTTTCTTTGCTTTATCTAATGGAGCCATTGTATAAAGGGATAGGCAAAAATGCTGTAGTGGCTGTCATGACTGTGGTTGTTGTCATGGAGTTTACTGTAG GGGGGACACTATGCAAAGGACTAAATAGAGGATTAGGGACTTTGTCAGCAGGATTGTTGGCATTTTTTATTGAGTATCTTGCAGATGCACCTGGTCATATTTTTCGAGCGGTTTTCATTGGCGCTGCGGTTTTTCTTTTAG GAGCTGTAGCTACTTATGTGAGATTCATTCCTTATATTAAGAAGAATTATGACTATGGTGTTATGATATTTCTCTTGACCTTTAATTTGATAATTGTATCAAGTTACCGCGTTGATAATGTCTTGAGCATGGCAAAAGATCGGATCTCTACCATATGCATTGGCGTCGGTCTATGTCTTGTGATGAGCCTATTTGTATTTCCAAACTGGTCAGGGGAAGATCTTCATAAATCCACCATATCAAAGCTAGAAAGCTTAGCCAAGTCTATAGAAG TTACTGTTGTGGACTATTTTTATGATTctgaaaaacaagaaaatgaagatgattcATCTGAGGATCCCATTTACAAGTGCTACGAAGCCGTTTTAGACTCTAAGGCTAAGGATGAAACACTG GCAATGCAAGCAAATTGGGAGCCAAGATACTCAAGAAGCTGCCACAAGATTCCTTGGCAGCAATACGCAAAAGTAGGAGCTTCTCTTCGTCATTTTAGTTACACTGTTGTAGCACTACACGGATGTTTACAGTCTGAAATTCAG ACACCAAGGTCAATCCGTGATCTATACAAAGATTCTTGCATCAAACTTGCACAAGAAGTATCAAAAGTACTTAGAGTAATGGCGAAGAGCATAAAGAAAAAGCGACAATTTTCCCTTGATAAACTCTCAAACAATCTCAATGAAGCTTTACAAGACCTTGACAATGCATTGAAATCACAACCGCAACTTTTACTAGGTTCGAGGAATGGTCAAAGTCGAATCCCCATAACCCCCAAAACTCCAAGAACACCCAACTTTTTCAAGATTGATGAAGACACTAGAATCACATTATCAAgtattaaaagtgattattgtTCCCCGGTTGGAAGCAAATCGAAAGAGCACTCTCAGGAACAAACAAAAGAAGGACAACAACATAAAAAAGTTTTGAGGCCACAACTGAATAAGACTATGACTATGAGTATGATCACTAGCCTTGAATTCTCAGAAGCACTACCTTTTGCTGCTTTCACTTCATTGCTAGTGGAGATGGTTGCAAAACTAGATCATGTTATGGATAAAGTTGAGGAATTGGGGAAAATGTCTCACTTTAGAGAGTTCAGAGATGATGATTATGATGAGATTATTCTTACttgtgaaaaaccaaaaatgaaTACAGCTGAGAATGACTTGCCTTCTTATGGAGGAGCAGAGTAG
- the LOC123924240 gene encoding probable glutathione S-transferase has protein sequence MVDVKLLGFWSSPFVHRVIWALKFKGITYDYIEQDRHTKSELLLQSNPVYKKVPVLIHQGKAIAESLVILEYIEETWPQNPLLPQDCYQRALARFWIKFGEDSIASITDLFLRPPKDEKERGNAIEKAQETITIMEEQGLGDKKFFGGINIGMVDITYGCLSHWLEGLEEIVGIKLIEANKFPRLHAWIQNFKQVPLIKENIPDYQKLLLHLQWRRQEYII, from the exons ATGGTAGATGTGAAACTATTAGGATTTTGGTCTAGCCCTTTTGTTCATAGAGTGATATGGGCTCTAAAATTCAAAGGCATAACCTATGATTATATAGAACAAGATAGACATACCAAAAGTGAATTACTCCTTCAATCTAATCCTGTTTACAAGAAAGTCCCTGTTCTTATTCACCAAGGTAAAGCCATTGCAGAATCTCTTGTTATTCTTGAATACATTGAAGAAACTTGGCCACAGAATCCATTGCTGCCACAAGATTGCTATCAGAGAGCCTTGGCTCGATTTTGGATTAAATTTGGAGAAGATTCG ATTGCTTCTATAACGGATTTGTTTCTCCGACCCCCTAAAGACGAAAAAGAAAGAGGTAATGCAATAGAAAAAGCACAAGAAACTATCACAATAATGGAAGAGCAAGGGCTAGGGGACAAGAAGTTTTTTGGAGGCATCAATATTGGAATGGTGGACATAACATATGGATGCCTTAGTCATTGGTTAGAAGGGTTGGAGGAAATTGTTGGGATCAAATTGATTGAGGCAAATAAATTTCCTCGGTTGCATGCATGGATTCAAAACTTTAAACAAGTTCCTTTGATTAAAGAAAACATTCCTGATTATCAGAAACTATTGCTCCATCTTCAATGGCGCAGGCAGGAATATATTATATAG